One part of the Saprospiraceae bacterium genome encodes these proteins:
- a CDS encoding nucleotide pyrophosphohydrolase, translating into MTINQLQHEVDVWIKTFGVRYFSELTNTAILAEECGEVARLMARIYGDQSFKKPEDAVHAKEDLAAEMADVLFVLTCIANQCDIDLQQAIEDNMKHKGIRDHVRHQSNPKLK; encoded by the coding sequence ATGACGATCAACCAACTTCAACACGAGGTAGATGTATGGATAAAAACCTTTGGTGTCAGATATTTTTCTGAACTGACCAATACCGCCATCCTCGCTGAGGAATGCGGAGAAGTAGCCAGGCTCATGGCACGGATATACGGCGATCAATCTTTTAAAAAACCAGAAGATGCGGTTCACGCAAAAGAGGACCTTGCCGCTGAAATGGCCGATGTACTCTTTGTATTGACTTGCATAGCAAATCAATGCGATATCGATCTGCAACAAGCCATCGAAGACAATATGAAACATAAAGGCATCCGTGATCATGTAAGACATCAATCAAATCCTAAACTGAAATGA
- a CDS encoding GMP synthase, whose product MLALDREGIRIAILDLYNGEPNEGIRCIYDLIESFSREVDMEIVTDTFAIRYEEEVPDLSYDIYISSGGPGSPLDTQGMPWDSKYFELIDSIEASNKLAHTSKKFVFFICHSFQMICRHYDFAEISQRHPSSYGIMPVKLTVSGRSEPIFDHLPDSFYAADFRMYQVIRPDVEIMDRRGFTLLTEETTTAPDTHDRALMAIRFSDYFIGTQFHPEADPAGMLVHFNGAKKQPIIQNVGQLGYDEMMDHLRDPLKLARTRSTVLPNFLRMAAAQLELV is encoded by the coding sequence ATGCTGGCATTAGACCGTGAAGGCATACGAATAGCCATATTGGATTTATACAATGGGGAGCCTAACGAAGGCATACGCTGTATCTATGACCTTATAGAATCTTTCTCGCGGGAAGTAGACATGGAGATCGTCACAGATACCTTTGCGATCAGGTATGAGGAGGAAGTACCGGATTTATCTTATGACATATATATAAGTAGTGGGGGCCCGGGCAGCCCATTGGACACCCAGGGTATGCCGTGGGATAGCAAATATTTTGAACTCATAGACTCGATTGAGGCATCAAATAAGTTGGCCCATACTTCTAAAAAGTTTGTCTTTTTTATCTGTCATTCATTCCAGATGATTTGCAGGCATTATGATTTTGCAGAGATCAGCCAGCGGCACCCATCTTCGTATGGTATCATGCCTGTCAAGTTAACGGTATCAGGAAGGTCCGAGCCTATATTTGACCATCTCCCTGACTCTTTTTATGCTGCAGATTTTCGTATGTACCAGGTCATCAGGCCAGATGTGGAAATCATGGATAGACGAGGATTTACCTTATTGACAGAAGAGACCACGACTGCTCCGGATACCCATGACCGGGCATTGATGGCGATTCGATTTTCAGATTATTTTATTGGTACTCAATTTCACCCTGAGGCTGATCCTGCCGGTATGCTCGTGCATTTTAATGGCGCAAAAAAACAACCCATTATTCAAAATGTAGGACAGCTAGGTTATGACGAAATGATGGATCATCTGAGAGATCCACTCAAACTCGCACGAACAAGATCAACTGTATTGCCTAATTTTTTACGGATGGCTGCTGCTCA
- a CDS encoding cupin domain-containing protein — protein MNYDKDQIQKNAVEDHDGILTIRGGGPRRDWNGIHYKQGMSAKNVGTTKLSANIATIPPSGVAYAHIHVDFELILYIIQGRVRHEFGPGLKKIIENEAGDFIYIKPGVPHEVFNMSDTEPVVAFVARSSAEEWDNIIPYDRKQDSYTEGRPLML, from the coding sequence ATGAATTACGATAAAGATCAGATCCAAAAAAATGCTGTTGAAGATCATGATGGCATCCTCACTATCAGAGGTGGAGGCCCACGGAGAGATTGGAATGGCATTCATTACAAACAAGGTATGTCTGCAAAAAATGTTGGCACAACCAAACTCTCAGCCAATATAGCGACGATACCACCTAGTGGCGTGGCTTATGCGCACATTCACGTAGATTTTGAATTGATCTTGTACATTATACAGGGAAGAGTGCGACATGAGTTTGGCCCTGGCCTCAAAAAAATAATCGAAAACGAAGCAGGCGATTTTATTTACATCAAACCAGGGGTACCCCATGAAGTTTTTAATATGAGTGATACGGAACCCGTCGTAGCCTTTGTAGCCCGATCGTCTGCCGAAGAATGGGATAATATTATTCCTTATGACCGCAAGCAGGACAGCTATACTGAAGGTAGACCCTTAATGCTCTGA
- a CDS encoding esterase family protein: MSFYNDTSHRATYTHLILVNDGQDLHQMGLHEALRGQSEISVHNTLVVGCAAAPGEMRKQEYGVQWASDYAGRGSKAGHYSQFISAELMPWIAQQFPLSGQVQCAIAGWSLGGLSAIDIAWHAPHLFHKTGVFSGSLWWRNPDLIQDDPHHRLMHHKVRHAPVKPALKFWFQAGTEDETADRNNNGIIDAIDDTLDLIEVLHAKGYHKNRDMHFHIEKGGRHDVETWSRVMPLFLNWMVVN; the protein is encoded by the coding sequence TTGAGTTTTTACAATGATACTTCCCATCGTGCTACTTATACCCATTTGATCCTGGTCAATGATGGACAGGACCTCCACCAAATGGGACTTCACGAAGCATTGAGAGGGCAATCCGAAATAAGCGTGCACAATACCCTGGTGGTAGGCTGTGCGGCTGCTCCTGGCGAAATGCGAAAACAAGAATACGGCGTGCAATGGGCCTCTGATTATGCAGGGAGAGGTAGCAAAGCTGGCCATTATTCACAATTTATCTCTGCAGAACTCATGCCATGGATAGCACAACAATTTCCCTTAAGTGGCCAGGTGCAATGTGCTATCGCCGGTTGGAGCCTCGGAGGACTCAGTGCCATCGATATAGCCTGGCATGCTCCGCATTTGTTTCACAAGACTGGCGTGTTCTCAGGTTCACTTTGGTGGCGCAATCCTGACCTGATACAGGATGATCCACATCACAGACTGATGCATCACAAAGTAAGGCATGCCCCTGTCAAACCAGCTCTTAAATTTTGGTTTCAGGCAGGGACTGAGGACGAAACCGCTGATCGGAATAATAATGGGATCATCGATGCGATAGATGATACACTTGATCTGATAGAGGTCTTACATGCAAAGGGGTATCACAAAAACCGGGATATGCATTTTCATATTGAAAAAGGTGGTCGTCACGATGTAGAGACCTGGTCGCGGGTGATGCCTTTGTTTCTGAACTGGATGGTGGTGAATTAG
- a CDS encoding DUF1080 domain-containing protein produces MNLKALFGIWILMVSYTSQAQSKKDWKKLFNGRNLQDWIVKIHHHDYNENYGNTFSVEKKKIKVSYDQYGEFNEQYGHLYYKTPFAYFHLSMEYRFYGDLQPGAPDFTLLNSGVMYHSQDPASIPKEQDWPISVEMQFLAGLGDGKPRPTCNMCSPGTEIEYQGQKYPGHCLNSTSPTIDKNEWVKAELIVYGDSLIQHIVNGKVVLEYSHPSMGGGVVNRYDPAFWNPGKPLKEGFIALQSEGQPVEFRDIKLLNLKGCMDPSAKNYKNYYVGNDASSCKF; encoded by the coding sequence ATGAATCTTAAAGCATTATTCGGTATTTGGATCTTAATGGTCAGCTATACCTCCCAGGCTCAATCAAAAAAGGACTGGAAAAAACTATTTAATGGTCGCAACCTGCAGGATTGGATAGTCAAAATCCATCATCATGATTATAATGAAAACTACGGCAATACATTCAGCGTAGAAAAGAAAAAAATCAAGGTGAGCTATGATCAATATGGTGAGTTTAATGAGCAATATGGACATCTGTATTATAAGACTCCCTTTGCTTACTTCCATCTGAGCATGGAATATCGGTTTTATGGGGACTTGCAACCCGGGGCACCTGATTTTACCTTGCTCAACAGTGGAGTGATGTACCACTCCCAAGATCCGGCTAGCATACCAAAGGAGCAAGACTGGCCCATCTCAGTTGAAATGCAATTTCTGGCCGGCTTAGGTGACGGAAAGCCCAGACCTACCTGTAATATGTGTTCACCTGGTACCGAAATAGAATACCAAGGCCAAAAATATCCTGGTCATTGCCTCAATTCGACCAGTCCTACCATCGATAAAAACGAATGGGTGAAGGCCGAACTCATTGTATATGGTGACTCCCTGATCCAACACATAGTCAATGGCAAAGTAGTGCTGGAATATAGTCATCCATCCATGGGGGGTGGAGTAGTCAATCGGTATGATCCAGCCTTCTGGAATCCAGGCAAACCTTTGAAAGAAGGATTTATAGCACTACAAAGTGAAGGCCAGCCGGTGGAGTTTAGGGATATCAAATTATTAAATCTAAAAGGGTGCATGGATCCTTCTGCCAAAAACTATAAAAATTATTATGTGGGAAACGATGCCAGCAGTTGCAAATTTTAA
- a CDS encoding glycosyltransferase gives MVSDTLKSPASDNLDPSYKFSILIPTWNNLEYLKLCIKSIRENSSYKHQFILHINDGSDGTLDWVKAQSDIEYSHSDTNVGVCTGLNRCSLLSCTDYILYMNDDMYVCPGWDQVISDEIQSIGHNDFFISSTCIESQTDSNCVIEKDYGRNIGSFNEANLLSGYDALSMNDWSGATWTPNIVHKSWWKAVGGYSEEFSPGMYSDPDFSMKLWVHGMRLFIGLGKSKVYHFGSTSVKRVIKNPGYRKFLSKWKMTSGTFIRYYLRRGFKFSGVLPEPVIPHWIKAKNYYKRFAYSVFNSNAIL, from the coding sequence ATGGTAAGTGATACCCTTAAATCCCCGGCATCCGATAATTTAGATCCGTCTTATAAATTTTCAATATTGATTCCAACCTGGAACAATCTGGAATATCTCAAATTATGTATAAAAAGCATTAGGGAAAACTCATCCTACAAACACCAATTCATCTTACATATAAATGACGGATCAGACGGTACGCTCGATTGGGTCAAAGCTCAGTCCGATATCGAATATTCTCATTCCGATACCAATGTTGGCGTATGCACCGGGCTCAATCGGTGCAGTCTCTTGAGCTGTACGGATTACATACTGTATATGAATGATGATATGTATGTGTGTCCCGGATGGGATCAGGTCATCAGCGATGAGATCCAATCCATAGGGCACAATGATTTTTTTATTTCATCTACTTGTATAGAATCCCAAACAGATAGTAATTGTGTGATCGAAAAGGATTATGGTAGAAATATTGGGAGTTTTAATGAAGCAAACTTACTGTCAGGTTACGATGCCTTATCAATGAATGATTGGAGTGGTGCTACCTGGACACCCAATATTGTGCACAAAAGCTGGTGGAAAGCAGTAGGAGGTTATAGTGAGGAGTTTTCTCCAGGCATGTATTCTGATCCTGATTTTTCGATGAAATTATGGGTACATGGAATGCGCTTATTTATTGGGTTGGGCAAAAGCAAAGTGTATCATTTCGGTTCTACTTCTGTCAAAAGAGTGATTAAAAATCCAGGTTATAGAAAGTTTTTATCCAAATGGAAAATGACCTCCGGTACTTTTATCCGGTATTACCTTAGACGCGGATTTAAATTTAGTGGAGTCTTGCCAGAACCTGTCATTCCTCACTGGATAAAAGCAAAGAATTATTATAAAAGATTCGCTTATTCTGTTTTTAATTCAAATGCCATTTTATGA
- the crcB gene encoding fluoride efflux transporter CrcB: MNFNYLLSVALGAALGGVARYLLSFAIQPVPDRFPWATFIANLTGCLLIGMLVPWLTKSDSSMQTRLFLTTGFCGGFTTFSSFSAETFLLLQRGHLPMALTYVLSSLIGGVLLTWVGYRMIV; this comes from the coding sequence ATGAACTTTAATTATTTATTATCCGTAGCGCTTGGTGCAGCTTTGGGCGGCGTGGCAAGATACCTGCTATCCTTCGCCATTCAACCGGTGCCGGATCGTTTTCCCTGGGCGACCTTTATCGCCAATTTAACAGGCTGCCTGTTGATAGGTATGCTTGTACCTTGGTTGACCAAATCGGATAGCTCGATGCAGACCCGATTGTTTTTGACCACCGGATTTTGTGGTGGATTTACGACTTTTTCCAGTTTTTCAGCGGAGACCTTTTTACTATTGCAACGAGGGCATCTGCCCATGGCGTTGACCTATGTGCTGAGTAGTCTGATTGGAGGAGTATTGCTCACGTGGGTTGGATACCGGATGATCGTCTAA